CTTTTTGACGCTCTTGAAGGTTTGCTTCCACAATCCCTTCCAAGTCATCTATATCATATAAAAACACACTATCCAACTCTGCTAGTGCAGGGTCTAAATCACGAGGAACAGCAATATCAACCATAAATAACGGTTTACCTTTGCGAATCTTTTCCACTGTATTCATCATACTTTTCGTAATGACAAACGAGCTTGCACCAGTAGAGCTGATAAGAATGTCAGCATCAATCAATGCACATTGAAGCTCACTCAATGACTTCGCCTGACCTTCAAACCGGTCTGCAAGGCTTTGTGCCTTTTCAAAAGTGCGGTTAATGACCGTCACGTTTTTAGCTCCATTGCTGTACAGGTTCTGAATTGCCAGCTCGCCCATCTTCCCCGCACCTAATATGAGTACATTTTTGTTCTCTAAAGTTCCGAAAATCTTTTTCGCCAATTCTACAGCCGCATAGCTGACAGAAACTGCATTAGCACCGATATCTGTTTCTGTATGAGCCTTTTTCGCAAGCGTAATAGCTTGCTTGAACAACTGGTTAAAGACTGTGCCAGAAGACTGAATGGATTGGGCTTCTAGAAAACTTGCACGCACTTGCCCAAGAATTTGAGTTTCCCCTACCACCATAGAATTTAATCCGCACGCAACTTGAAAAAGATGGTTCATAGCTCCATCCTGTTCGTATACAAATATATATGGACTGAATTCTGACTGGTCAATCTCAAACCATTCAGACAAAAATTCTTTTATATAATAACGACCAGTATGCAATTGGTCGACAACAGCATAAATTTCTGTACGATTGCAAGTAGAAATGATGATATTCTCTAATATGCTTTTTTTCTTTTGCAACTGACTCATTGCTTCCCCTATTTTCGAAGAGTCAAATGTTAACCGTTCTCTAATTTCTACTGGGGCCGTTTTATAATTTAGTCCAACCACAACTATATGCATAAGTAAATGACACCCCCAAAGGATTTCAACCAAAAATCGATTCTTTATTTATAATAATTCTAAACATGTACTTATTATAACAAAAAAACACTAATTATGGGCAAGAAATATGCTTTTAATTGTGAACAAATTGTGAATTGATATGTTAACATATAGTATTATTGGCAAAGTCAGTTTTATACTATGTGTATTTACTAGTAATAGTGTATGCCAAAATCATCTATTAAAACAGCTTTTTTTATTTTTTGCTGTTCAAAAAACAGCCTATCTAATACTATCTACTCAATGTACAGTAACAAAGATATCGGTTGTATTCAAGCTTGTATTACTGGAAACGGAGGAAATATGAAATCTTATAAATTATTTACTGGTGTTGTGCTAGTTGGATTCGGATTATACTTTTTACTAAATGAATTAAATATGTCTCCATTCCCTGACTTTTATTCTTGGCCTACATTGCTAATCATCGTTGGCCTTGCCTTTTTATGTCAAGGCTTTATAGGCAAGGATCATGGCTCTATCTTGCCTGGGGTGATTTTAACAGGGTTTGGCCTTCACTTTCACCTTGTTAATAAACTGGCGATTTGGCCGGATGATACGGGAACATTTTTATTGATTATCGCGTTAGGGTTTATTCTCTTCAATCAAAGAGCAGGTTCGGGCCTGGTAAATGGTGTGCTGTTTCTACTGTTGGCAGGCTTGCTGCTTTTTTACGAAGAAATAGTGGCTTCCATTACGTTCATCCATATCGGTGAAAGTACACTGAAATTCTTTACACCGCTTTTATTCCTGCTTATTGGCGGATATTTTCTGCTTTCGAAACGGAAATAAAGCAAAACAGATAGCTAAAGCTATCTGTTTTTTTATACTTCAATAATGATCGGCAGGATCATCGGTTTTCTTTTCGTTTGATGGAAGATATACTGGCCTGCAGCTTTGCGCACTTCCTGCTTAATGGCACCCCATTGATTTTTACCTCTTGCGTCAATGCTCATGACTGCTTCTTTAATAAGGCGGTTTACCTCCCGAAGGAGATCTTCGGCATCTCGTACGTATACAAAGCCTCTTGAAATAGTATCTGGCTCTGCAATCAGCTTTTTCTCATGCTTGCTCATTGTCAGCACGATTACAAGCATTCCATCCTCAGCAAGCTGCTTGCGGTCCCGAAGTACTACCTCGCCGACATCCCCTACACCAACACCATCAACATAGGTGTTGCCAGCATGGACATTTCTTGTAAATCTTGCTTTTTTATCTTGAATGTCGACAACGTCACCATTGCCGATAATAAAAGTGTTGCCTTCCTCTACACCGACTGATTCAGCAAGGCTACGGTGCTGGTTAAGCATTCTGTATTCACCGTGTATCGGGATGAAATAGTGCGGCCTCATCAATGTCAGCATAAGCTTTAAATCTTCTTGATACCCATGTCCCGAAACATGCATGCCAGACATGCTGCCAGAACCGTAAATTACATTTGCTCCGATTGCAAAGAAGTTGTCCACAATTCGCGAAACATATCTTTCATTTCCTGGAATTGGACCGGCAGCAAAAATAACGGTATCACCGCGAAGCACTTCAACTCCCCGAAAATTTCCAGTCGATAATCTGGCAAGTGCAGCTAATGGTTCTCCCTGACTGCCTGTACAAAGTATCGCGACCTTTTCTGGAGGGAATAGTTCAATCTGGTCCTGGTCGATTAACAGACCTTCTGGAACTTGTAAGTAGCCACGAGTCATCGCAACCTCCACGACATTAAGCATGCTTCTGCCAAGAAGAGCAAGCTTGCGATTTGTATCGATTGCTGCATCCACAACTTGCTGTACCCTGTTAATATTGGAAGCAAATGTTGACAAAATCACTTTTCTTTCTGCTTTTCGGAAGGCTTCAAGAATATGGCTGCCTACTAATTGTTCAGATGGAGACAGGCCAGGCCGTTCAGCATTCGTGCTTTCAGATATAAGCAATAAAACTCCTTCTGAACCGATTTGAGCCATTTTATGTATATCTGAGTGTTCCTTATTCGCAGGGGTTAGATCGAACTTAAAGTCTCCCGTGTGCACAATATTTCCAAGTGGGGTACGAAATACGATGCCTACACAATCAGGAATACTGTGATTCACCTTGAAAAATTCGGCTTTAATTTCGTCAAATGTTAATTGTGAGCTATTAGTAATCTCAATCAATTCTGTATCCCCTGCAAGACCATGTTCCTTAAGCTTTAGTTCAATAAGGCCAAGAGTAAATTTTGTTCCATAAACAGGTACATTTAATTGTTTCAAAAAATAAGGGATGCCGCCAATATGATCCTCATGACCATGTGTGACAATAAGTGCCTTCACTTTCTCCTTATTTTCTACTAAATAACTGATATCAGGGATTATTAAATCGATTCCAAGCAGACTTTCATCAGGAAATTTGTTTCCGCAGTCAATTGCTAAGATTGTGTCCCCATATTCCAATACGTACATGTTTTTTCCAATTTCATTTAAACCGCCTAAAGCAAATATGGATATTGGTTTCTCACTTGTCACAAGTTACTCCTCCTACTAAGCCATGATTTGCTAATAGCTTTTCCTGTTTCCGCCCTTTTTATTATCCTTCTGGTGATTTTCCCTTAAATAAAAAAGCCAAATCGTTGTCCGATTTGGCTTTTTTGCATTTTAGTTTTTGGAAAGGTACTGCAGCAATGACCAGACTTTATCTTTCCCTTCTCCTGTTTCACTTGAGAAGAGGATAAGATGATCGTCTTTGCTAAGATCTAAAGTTTCCCGTGTGACTTTTAAATGCTTTTGCCATTGGGATTTAGAAATTTTGTCTGCTTTTGTTGCAATGATTACTGCCGGTATACCATAATGTTTGAGAAACTCATACATCGTGACATCATCTGCAGTTGGGGCATGTCTAATGTCTGTAATCAAGACAACTGCTTTAAGCTGCTCTCTTGTCGTAAAATATGTTTCGAGCATCTTGCCCCATGCTTCCCGCTCCTTCTTGGATACTTTTGCGTATCCGTAGCCAGGAACGTCTACAAAGTGAAGCATTTCGTTAATTAAGTAAAAATTTAATGTCTGCGTTTTCCCTGGCTTGGAGGAAATACGAGCAAGCGCCTTTCTGCCAAGCATTTTATTAATAAAGGAAGACTTTCCTACATTTGATCTGCCAGCTAACGCGAATTCAGGTAAATCTGTTTCCGGGTATTGATGTGGCTTTACTGCACTAATTACTATTTCTGCACTATTTACTTTCAAGAATTTACACTTCCGTTCAGAGCATGTTTTAACACTTCGTCCACATGAGAAACAAGAATAAAATTCAGTTCCTCTCGGACACTTTCTGGTATATCATCTAAGTCTTTCTCATTATCCTTCGGAGCAATGATGGTCGTCAAGCCTGCACGATGGGCGCTGAGTGACTTTTCCTTCAAACCGCCAATTGGCAGAACTCTGCCGCGCAACGTTACTTCCC
This DNA window, taken from Niallia sp. Man26, encodes the following:
- a CDS encoding DUF5668 domain-containing protein; translation: MKSYKLFTGVVLVGFGLYFLLNELNMSPFPDFYSWPTLLIIVGLAFLCQGFIGKDHGSILPGVILTGFGLHFHLVNKLAIWPDDTGTFLLIIALGFILFNQRAGSGLVNGVLFLLLAGLLLFYEEIVASITFIHIGESTLKFFTPLLFLLIGGYFLLSKRK
- the hemA gene encoding glutamyl-tRNA reductase gives rise to the protein MHIVVVGLNYKTAPVEIRERLTFDSSKIGEAMSQLQKKKSILENIIISTCNRTEIYAVVDQLHTGRYYIKEFLSEWFEIDQSEFSPYIFVYEQDGAMNHLFQVACGLNSMVVGETQILGQVRASFLEAQSIQSSGTVFNQLFKQAITLAKKAHTETDIGANAVSVSYAAVELAKKIFGTLENKNVLILGAGKMGELAIQNLYSNGAKNVTVINRTFEKAQSLADRFEGQAKSLSELQCALIDADILISSTGASSFVITKSMMNTVEKIRKGKPLFMVDIAVPRDLDPALAELDSVFLYDIDDLEGIVEANLQERQKEAAKIMLMIETEIVEFNEWLHLLGIVPVISALRDKALAIQGETMKSIERKLPHLSDRDKKVLNKHTKSIINQMLKDPILHAKELASSDDREKAMELFVKIFNLEQDVHSQATVVKEDKKTVSTLQPNFQG
- a CDS encoding ribonuclease J, coding for MTSEKPISIFALGGLNEIGKNMYVLEYGDTILAIDCGNKFPDESLLGIDLIIPDISYLVENKEKVKALIVTHGHEDHIGGIPYFLKQLNVPVYGTKFTLGLIELKLKEHGLAGDTELIEITNSSQLTFDEIKAEFFKVNHSIPDCVGIVFRTPLGNIVHTGDFKFDLTPANKEHSDIHKMAQIGSEGVLLLISESTNAERPGLSPSEQLVGSHILEAFRKAERKVILSTFASNINRVQQVVDAAIDTNRKLALLGRSMLNVVEVAMTRGYLQVPEGLLIDQDQIELFPPEKVAILCTGSQGEPLAALARLSTGNFRGVEVLRGDTVIFAAGPIPGNERYVSRIVDNFFAIGANVIYGSGSMSGMHVSGHGYQEDLKLMLTLMRPHYFIPIHGEYRMLNQHRSLAESVGVEEGNTFIIGNGDVVDIQDKKARFTRNVHAGNTYVDGVGVGDVGEVVLRDRKQLAEDGMLVIVLTMSKHEKKLIAEPDTISRGFVYVRDAEDLLREVNRLIKEAVMSIDARGKNQWGAIKQEVRKAAGQYIFHQTKRKPMILPIIIEV
- the yihA gene encoding ribosome biogenesis GTP-binding protein YihA/YsxC, whose protein sequence is MKVNSAEIVISAVKPHQYPETDLPEFALAGRSNVGKSSFINKMLGRKALARISSKPGKTQTLNFYLINEMLHFVDVPGYGYAKVSKKEREAWGKMLETYFTTREQLKAVVLITDIRHAPTADDVTMYEFLKHYGIPAVIIATKADKISKSQWQKHLKVTRETLDLSKDDHLILFSSETGEGKDKVWSLLQYLSKN